A region of Peromyscus maniculatus bairdii isolate BWxNUB_F1_BW_parent chromosome 7, HU_Pman_BW_mat_3.1, whole genome shotgun sequence DNA encodes the following proteins:
- the Mpzl2 gene encoding myelin protein zero-like protein 2, whose amino-acid sequence MYGKSPARVLPLLLGLQLTALRPTGAVEIYTSGALEAVNGTDVRLKCTFSSFAPVGDALTVTWNFRPRDGGREQFVFYYHMDPFRPMSGRFKDRVVWDGNPERYDVSIILWKLQFDDNGTYTCQVKNPPDVDGLVGSIRLSVVHTVPFSEIFFLAVAIGSACAVMIIIVIAVVLFQHFRKRRWAKRAEKDEGIKSKEEEKLQQENKVSVYLED is encoded by the exons ATGTATGGAAAGAGCCCTGCGCGAGTGCTTCCACTTCTCCTGGGCTTACAGCTCACAG CCCTTCGCCCTACAGGAGCTGTGGAGATTTACACGTCCGGGGCCCTGGAGGCAGTCAACGGGACAGACGTGCGGTTAAAATGCACTTTCTCCAGCTTTGCCCCTGTGGGCGATGCCCTGACAGTGACATGGAATTTCCGCCCTCGAGATGGGGGCCGTGAGCAGTTT GTGTTCTACTATCATATGGATCCCTTCAGACCCATGAGCGGACGGTTCAAGGACCGGGTGGTCTGGGATGGGAACCCTGAGCGGTACGATGTCTCCATCATCCTCTGGAAGCTGCAGTTCGATGACAATGGGACTTATACCTGCCAGGTGAAGAACCCACCTGACGTCGATGGTCTGGTAGGGTCCATCCGGCTCAGCGTGGTGCACACTG TGCCCTTCTCTGAGATCTTCTTCCTGGCTGTGGCCATTGGCTCTGCGTGCGCAGTGATGATCATAATAGTAATCGCCGTGGTCCTCTTCCAGCACTTCCGGAAAAGGCGATGGGcgaaaagggctgagaaagatgAGGGGATAAAATC caaagaagaggaaaaactcCAACAAGAGAACAAGGTCTCTGTATATTTGGAAGACTAG